One Methylosinus sp. C49 DNA segment encodes these proteins:
- a CDS encoding response regulator transcription factor, whose product MRILVVEDQTDLAAQIVKRVDRAGYSVDAVGTLSDARALIETQPYSIALLDRRLPDGDGLSLVSWIQAKRPGSRILMMTALDTLDDRIEGLDAGADDYLVKPFSLDELMARIRAISRRSEEVRSPLIAVGSLSFDLESRTALVEGRAILLHRRERALLEALVRRAERVVRRDTLICEIYSADEEIQPQALTILVSRLRARLDEESAGVEIHTTRGVGYMIAKRLS is encoded by the coding sequence ATGCGAATTCTTGTGGTGGAAGATCAGACCGACTTGGCGGCGCAGATCGTCAAGCGCGTCGACCGGGCGGGCTATTCCGTGGACGCGGTCGGCACTCTGTCCGACGCCAGGGCGCTCATCGAGACGCAGCCCTATTCGATCGCTCTGCTCGACCGGCGGCTTCCCGACGGCGACGGCCTGTCGCTCGTTTCCTGGATACAGGCGAAGCGGCCGGGCAGCCGCATATTGATGATGACGGCGCTCGACACGCTGGACGACCGCATCGAGGGGCTGGACGCCGGCGCCGACGATTATCTCGTCAAGCCGTTCAGTCTCGACGAGCTGATGGCGCGTATCCGGGCGATCAGTCGGCGAAGCGAGGAGGTTCGCTCGCCTCTGATCGCCGTCGGCTCTCTTTCCTTCGATCTCGAGTCTCGCACCGCTCTGGTCGAAGGTCGCGCGATTCTGCTGCACCGGCGAGAACGCGCGCTGCTCGAAGCGCTGGTGCGGCGGGCGGAACGCGTCGTCAGACGAGACACGCTCATCTGCGAAATCTACAGCGCCGACGAAGAGATTCAGCCGCAGGCTCTGACCATCCTCGTCTCGCGGCTGCGCGCGCGTCTCGACGAGGAAAGCGCCGGCGTCGAGATTCACACGACGCGCGGCGTCGGCTACATGATCGCCAAACGGCTCTCGTGA
- a CDS encoding PepSY-associated TM helix domain-containing protein — protein MRQISTELRPLSTGADEAPANSARSAADTRTRADARRLFVWLHRWVGLVTAGFLILVGLTGALLAFYGELSHWIAPEAYPGLHGETLPPAALARRAESLVPQARAVAVYLGGESGAARVTMQAAPGAEPLGFGAVMLDAVTGEDLGRRGRLGALPTRAADIMPFIYSLHYQLAMDSTGAWILGIVALLWTIDCFVAFYLTLPRASPGNSRGYFTRWKPAFLVKLSGSFYRINFDLHRAGGLWLWAMLLVFAWSSVFFNLNSVYTGVTKLVFDYAPPPWQWPAQPPREDASKMLEWEEAQAVGERLMAEQARERGFSIERADALYFKPAKGLIQYRVRSSLDIGERTATTSVLFDAYTGELVTLSLPSGLRSGDTVTNWLAALHMARVFGLPYRIFVCVLGLAITMLSVTGVYIWWKKRSAAKSSSSNQRKPDPSEP, from the coding sequence ATGCGGCAAATCTCGACCGAGCTACGGCCCCTTTCCACCGGCGCGGATGAGGCGCCGGCCAATTCGGCGCGAAGCGCCGCCGATACACGGACGCGCGCCGACGCGCGTCGCCTCTTCGTCTGGCTCCACCGCTGGGTCGGCCTCGTCACGGCGGGCTTTCTGATCCTGGTTGGACTGACCGGGGCGTTGCTCGCCTTCTATGGGGAGCTGAGCCATTGGATCGCGCCGGAGGCCTATCCGGGACTGCATGGCGAGACGCTTCCGCCCGCCGCCCTCGCGAGGCGCGCGGAGAGCCTCGTTCCGCAGGCGCGCGCGGTCGCCGTCTATCTCGGCGGCGAATCCGGCGCGGCCCGCGTCACCATGCAGGCGGCGCCGGGCGCCGAGCCGCTCGGCTTCGGCGCGGTGATGCTCGACGCGGTGACGGGGGAGGATCTCGGCCGTCGCGGCCGTCTCGGCGCGCTTCCCACCCGAGCCGCCGACATCATGCCTTTCATCTATAGCTTGCACTATCAATTGGCGATGGATTCGACCGGCGCCTGGATCCTCGGAATCGTCGCGCTCTTATGGACGATCGATTGCTTCGTCGCCTTCTATCTGACGCTGCCGCGCGCGAGCCCCGGCAATTCGCGCGGCTATTTCACGCGCTGGAAGCCGGCCTTTCTCGTCAAGCTCTCCGGCTCCTTCTATCGCATCAATTTCGATCTCCATCGCGCCGGCGGATTGTGGCTGTGGGCGATGCTGCTCGTCTTCGCCTGGTCCAGTGTCTTCTTCAATTTGAACAGCGTCTACACCGGCGTGACGAAGCTGGTCTTCGACTATGCGCCGCCGCCCTGGCAATGGCCCGCGCAGCCGCCGCGCGAGGACGCGAGCAAAATGCTCGAATGGGAGGAGGCGCAGGCCGTCGGCGAGCGGCTGATGGCCGAGCAGGCGCGAGAGCGTGGCTTTTCCATCGAGCGAGCCGATGCGCTCTACTTCAAGCCGGCCAAGGGCCTCATTCAATATCGCGTGCGATCGAGCCTGGATATCGGCGAACGCACCGCGACGACTTCCGTTCTCTTCGACGCCTATACGGGCGAGCTGGTGACGTTGAGCCTGCCGTCGGGGCTGCGCAGCGGCGACACTGTCACCAATTGGCTCGCCGCCCTGCATATGGCGCGCGTCTTCGGCCTGCCCTATCGCATCTTCGTCTGCGTCCTGGGGCTCGCCATCACGATGCTCTCCGTGACGGGAGTCTATATCTGGTGGAAGAAGAGGTCCGCGGCAAAATCGTCGTCTTCCAACCAGCGCAAGCCCGACCCGAGCGAGCCATAG
- a CDS encoding sigma 54-interacting transcriptional regulator has product MFSPSSFSVVVTDKKRTGIETVSGVTPGATSRASAMVFEDPVSLRLKADLHRVAPSEATVLIIGETGTGKELVARYIHAHSARKDGPFLAVNCGAFSETLVEAELFGHEKGAFTGAARSETGWFEAAHGGTLLLDEIGDLPPAMQVKLLRVLQEREIVRVGSRKARPIDVRLIAATNVNLEAAVAARSFRKDLFYRLAIATVNLAPLRARRGDIEPLANYFLRLYGAKLGRPMPVLAPEALAKLTAYHWPGNIRELENVLHNALLLTPETHISDVPIVETFDAPHAEEVADFETRLRGLLETAITQGEKNLFDRVTRALVSVALDLERGNQVHTADRLGMSRNELRTHLGHMGVIAPRKKSRPEKSRDQKRTPARSAPNVVRLGFQKFGTLAALQALGSLDEHLRPFGYRAEWREFSAGPAVLDAIGRGEIDIGVTGEAAPVFALAMGVPFFYVGYESPAPTDVALVVVDPRLRSIDDLRGKRVAFSRWSNADHFLTTALNIRGLSRDDIEPVYVPPTLDLLEDLRDGAIDAWAIWEPLLSAARMGSKAHVLLDGSGFVENHQFYVARRHFACGQPQIVNAILAEIRALGETPRERAEAELGAVARCLHLDRQVARHYLHRLDFEPKPLDFHVIGQQQSIADGYFAAGQLPARVSIEGAVWRGA; this is encoded by the coding sequence ATGTTCAGCCCCTCTTCCTTCTCGGTGGTCGTCACCGACAAGAAAAGGACCGGAATCGAGACCGTTTCCGGAGTGACGCCCGGAGCGACGAGCCGGGCTTCGGCCATGGTGTTCGAGGATCCTGTCTCCTTGCGGCTCAAAGCCGATCTGCATCGGGTCGCGCCGAGCGAAGCAACCGTTTTGATCATCGGTGAGACGGGCACCGGAAAGGAGCTGGTCGCTCGCTACATTCACGCCCATAGCGCGCGCAAGGACGGCCCCTTCCTCGCGGTCAATTGCGGCGCTTTCAGCGAGACGCTGGTCGAGGCGGAGCTGTTCGGCCATGAAAAGGGCGCGTTCACTGGCGCCGCGAGAAGCGAGACCGGCTGGTTCGAGGCCGCCCATGGCGGGACGCTGCTGCTCGACGAGATCGGCGATCTTCCCCCCGCCATGCAGGTGAAGCTGCTGCGCGTCTTGCAGGAGCGCGAGATCGTGCGCGTCGGCTCGCGTAAGGCGCGGCCGATCGATGTGCGGCTGATCGCCGCCACCAATGTGAATCTCGAGGCGGCGGTGGCCGCCAGGAGCTTCCGCAAGGACCTCTTCTATCGCCTCGCCATAGCGACCGTGAATCTCGCGCCGCTGCGCGCGAGACGCGGCGACATCGAGCCGCTCGCCAATTATTTTCTGCGCCTCTATGGCGCGAAGCTCGGCCGCCCGATGCCCGTGCTCGCGCCCGAAGCCCTCGCGAAGCTGACCGCCTATCATTGGCCCGGCAATATTCGCGAGCTGGAGAATGTGCTGCACAATGCGCTGCTGCTGACGCCGGAGACGCACATAAGCGATGTGCCGATCGTCGAGACGTTCGACGCGCCGCATGCGGAAGAGGTCGCCGATTTCGAGACGCGCCTGCGCGGCCTGCTCGAAACCGCGATCACGCAGGGCGAGAAGAACCTTTTCGACCGCGTGACCCGTGCTCTCGTCTCGGTCGCTCTCGATCTCGAGCGCGGCAATCAGGTCCACACCGCCGATCGGCTCGGCATGAGCCGCAACGAGCTACGCACCCATCTCGGCCATATGGGCGTCATTGCTCCACGCAAGAAGAGCCGGCCGGAGAAATCGCGAGACCAGAAGCGGACGCCCGCGCGAAGCGCGCCCAATGTCGTCCGGCTGGGCTTTCAGAAATTCGGCACGCTCGCGGCCTTGCAGGCGCTCGGCTCGCTCGACGAGCATCTTCGACCCTTCGGCTATCGCGCCGAATGGCGGGAGTTCAGCGCCGGGCCTGCTGTTCTCGACGCGATCGGCCGCGGCGAGATCGACATCGGCGTCACCGGCGAGGCCGCGCCGGTCTTCGCGCTCGCAATGGGCGTTCCCTTCTTCTATGTCGGCTATGAATCGCCAGCCCCGACCGATGTCGCCCTCGTCGTCGTCGATCCGCGTCTCCGCTCGATCGACGATCTGAGAGGCAAGCGCGTCGCCTTCAGCCGATGGTCGAACGCCGATCATTTTCTCACGACCGCGCTCAACATCCGCGGTCTGTCGCGCGATGACATCGAGCCGGTCTATGTCCCTCCGACGCTCGATCTGCTCGAGGATTTGCGTGACGGCGCGATCGACGCATGGGCGATTTGGGAGCCGCTCCTGAGCGCCGCCCGCATGGGAAGCAAGGCTCACGTTCTCCTCGATGGCTCAGGCTTCGTCGAGAACCATCAATTCTATGTCGCGCGCCGACACTTCGCTTGCGGCCAGCCGCAGATCGTAAACGCGATCCTCGCCGAAATCCGCGCGCTCGGCGAGACGCCGCGCGAGCGCGCCGAAGCCGAGCTCGGCGCCGTCGCGCGATGCCTGCATCTGGATCGGCAGGTGGCGCGACATTATCTGCACCGGCTCGACTTCGAGCCCAAGCCGCTCGATTTCCATGTCATCGGCCAGCAGCAATCGATCGCCGACGGCTATTTCGCCGCGGGCCAACTGCCCGCTCGCGTCTCGATAGAAGGCGCCGTTTGGCGAGGCGCTTGA
- a CDS encoding OmpW family protein yields MNLPYRVIGAASALVCANAAFAADLPSRAQPQSATISTVDYQPFQIRLRATAIVPDGGFSVFDRFGTVPAVTGIAAGVPGGQIFGAGVHASTSIIPEVDLSYYFDEHFAIETIAGYTRHTLTATGSLAGIPVGATNLLPVSLLGQYHFTQFGAFQPYFGVGVTWAVPYGYSPGNGWTPLGTALGFTGYDSVRALQIGTSVGVAGQIGFDYMITPNIGVNVDLKRIMAEPTAYATIYNSALNQNIYVKVKSNIDPWLASVGVTLRFGGASAQPILAKY; encoded by the coding sequence ATGAATCTCCCGTACCGCGTCATCGGTGCGGCGAGCGCGCTCGTCTGCGCGAACGCCGCCTTCGCCGCCGATCTGCCGTCTCGCGCTCAACCGCAGTCGGCGACGATCTCGACCGTCGACTATCAGCCCTTCCAGATCAGGCTGCGGGCGACGGCGATCGTTCCCGATGGCGGCTTTTCCGTTTTCGACCGCTTCGGAACCGTGCCGGCGGTCACTGGAATCGCCGCCGGCGTTCCTGGCGGCCAGATCTTCGGCGCCGGCGTTCACGCCTCCACATCGATCATTCCCGAGGTCGATCTCAGCTATTATTTCGACGAGCATTTCGCCATCGAGACGATTGCCGGCTACACGCGGCACACTCTGACGGCGACGGGCTCGCTCGCCGGCATTCCGGTCGGCGCGACGAATCTTCTGCCGGTGTCGCTTCTCGGCCAATATCACTTCACCCAATTCGGCGCCTTCCAACCCTATTTCGGCGTCGGCGTCACATGGGCGGTTCCCTATGGATATAGCCCTGGCAACGGCTGGACGCCTCTCGGCACCGCGCTCGGCTTCACCGGCTATGATTCGGTGCGCGCGCTGCAGATCGGAACCTCCGTCGGCGTCGCGGGACAGATCGGCTTCGACTATATGATCACGCCGAACATCGGCGTGAATGTCGATCTGAAACGCATCATGGCGGAGCCGACCGCCTATGCGACGATCTATAATTCCGCGCTCAATCAGAACATCTATGTCAAAGTGAAGTCGAACATCGATCCTTGGCTCGCCAGCGTCGGCGTAACTCTGCGCTTCGGCGGGGCGTCGGCGCAGCCGATTCTCGCCAAATATTGA
- a CDS encoding MFS transporter, protein MSRPVKASAARLLDGAILRPNLSKGLWLGATIAGHLISGEVLRSRYGLSTGVIGLSVAAFGFGLAAGNLAVGRLTASAGRPETVLVFAIGLIFFAQSAFLAKESSHVSAIILLALRGFASSLAAPANTAVQASRAGSDAGFVLASSESTNNGALLVLAPVVATWIGRADTVNAAILLGACTLAALGVNLLDRQSLPKILPGETA, encoded by the coding sequence GTGAGTCGCCCGGTCAAAGCGTCGGCCGCCCGATTGCTCGACGGCGCGATCCTCAGGCCAAACCTTTCCAAGGGTTTATGGCTCGGCGCGACGATCGCCGGGCATCTGATCTCCGGCGAGGTTCTGCGTAGCCGCTACGGTCTTTCCACCGGCGTCATCGGCCTTTCGGTCGCAGCCTTCGGTTTCGGGCTCGCCGCAGGCAACCTAGCCGTCGGGCGGCTGACCGCCTCGGCTGGGCGGCCCGAGACTGTGCTGGTTTTCGCCATCGGCCTCATCTTCTTTGCGCAGAGCGCGTTCCTGGCGAAAGAGTCGAGCCATGTATCGGCAATTATCCTTCTGGCTCTTCGGGGATTTGCCTCGAGCCTCGCCGCCCCGGCCAACACCGCCGTTCAAGCGAGCCGAGCTGGGTCTGACGCGGGCTTCGTATTGGCGTCATCGGAATCGACGAACAATGGCGCCCTTCTCGTTCTGGCGCCAGTCGTCGCGACCTGGATCGGACGGGCCGACACCGTCAACGCGGCGATCCTGCTCGGCGCCTGCACGCTCGCGGCGCTCGGCGTAAATCTCCTCGATCGGCAATCGCTCCCGAAAATCCTTCCCGGCGAGACTGCCTAG
- a CDS encoding HAMP domain-containing sensor histidine kinase has protein sequence MQSLTTRLIVYLLFAQLVGAFLPWPVVAYLASVAERYGGADAMLEIYTYFHIQDLVAESLETSPEGAVRLAPTERLKLRADQDEDVRYAAMAARSTELAPGSSPELHSKLVAAKEADARVFRFHTEKGPDAGKWGVVTLMQTRSGPVYIAASGFRFHWLDVVHFVIRDKFYETVAFLVGWLASCSIVFLGLRQALGSLRRAAKAAERIDLDSMGQGIVATGVPTEIRPIIAAMNGALARLDGSVARMRRFTANTAHELRTPLAVMRARLENEEPSPLKNDLLRDASRLHATVEQLLIAARISENQVTIDEDVDLSETVCQIVADHSPLARRSERGIAVEGEERATIVRGNRRAIESVVANLIGNALKAEPPGGTVLVRLRPEGEVEVIDHGEGVAPGHRETIFEPFWRKSEATPGSGLGLAIAKELITKLRGRICVEETPGGGATFKLSFQPGE, from the coding sequence ATGCAATCGCTCACGACGCGGCTGATCGTCTATCTGCTCTTCGCGCAGCTCGTCGGCGCATTCCTTCCCTGGCCCGTCGTCGCCTATCTCGCCTCGGTCGCGGAGCGCTATGGCGGGGCGGACGCGATGCTGGAGATCTACACCTATTTTCATATTCAGGATCTGGTCGCCGAGTCGCTCGAAACATCTCCAGAAGGAGCGGTCCGTCTGGCGCCCACCGAAAGATTGAAGCTCAGGGCCGATCAGGACGAAGATGTGCGCTATGCGGCAATGGCGGCGCGTTCGACCGAGCTCGCGCCCGGCTCCTCTCCCGAGCTTCATTCGAAGCTCGTCGCCGCGAAGGAAGCCGACGCGCGCGTTTTTCGCTTTCATACGGAGAAAGGTCCCGACGCTGGAAAATGGGGCGTCGTGACCTTGATGCAGACACGAAGCGGACCCGTCTATATCGCGGCGAGCGGATTCCGATTTCATTGGCTGGACGTCGTCCACTTCGTCATTCGGGACAAGTTCTACGAGACGGTCGCCTTTCTCGTCGGCTGGTTGGCTTCCTGCTCGATAGTGTTTCTCGGGCTTCGGCAGGCTCTCGGCTCGCTGCGGCGGGCGGCGAAGGCGGCCGAGCGGATCGATCTCGATTCGATGGGGCAGGGCATCGTCGCGACGGGCGTGCCGACCGAGATCCGGCCGATCATCGCGGCGATGAACGGCGCTCTCGCGCGGCTCGACGGTAGCGTCGCGCGCATGCGCCGATTCACCGCCAACACGGCGCATGAGCTGCGCACGCCGCTCGCCGTCATGCGCGCGCGGCTCGAGAACGAGGAGCCTTCGCCACTGAAGAACGATCTGCTTCGCGACGCCAGCCGTCTCCACGCCACGGTGGAGCAGCTGCTGATCGCCGCGCGCATTTCGGAAAATCAGGTGACGATCGACGAGGACGTCGATCTCTCCGAGACCGTTTGTCAGATCGTCGCAGATCATTCTCCGCTCGCGCGACGCTCGGAGCGCGGAATCGCCGTCGAGGGCGAGGAACGCGCGACCATCGTGCGCGGAAATCGACGCGCGATCGAATCCGTCGTCGCCAATCTCATCGGCAACGCTTTGAAGGCGGAGCCGCCCGGCGGAACCGTGCTCGTCCGGCTGCGTCCCGAAGGCGAGGTGGAAGTGATCGACCATGGGGAAGGCGTCGCGCCCGGCCACCGCGAGACGATCTTCGAGCCCTTCTGGCGCAAGAGCGAGGCGACGCCCGGCTCGGGGCTCGGCCTCGCCATCGCCAAGGAGCTGATCACCAAGCTCCGCGGCCGCATCTGCGTCGAAGAGACGCCCGGCGGCGGCGCGACCTTCAAGCTGAGCTTTCAGCCGGGAGAATAA
- a CDS encoding TonB-dependent siderophore receptor has translation MFRSALLRGVSAGALALVLSSALVSSLAIAQESLPTIDIAGEAPARAKASGERSTTQNGAGGRFTGYTVDMNTAAVAGKDRTSILKTPFNIQVVPRQAMDDQQAISVKDAIVGNVSSVRPASGNFGSNYQQFLIRGIDNTNVYRNNLRQYLNTSLETENLQSIEVLKGPAAMLFGRLEPGGVVNLVVKRPLETPYVSIQEQFGSWSTTRTTLDATGPLTEDKTWLYRVNLEFSRNEHVQKYRTDQNAFVGPTITYQPIEQFRFNLDLEYQNHIFGPDRPIPAVGTRPASLPRSFSPANPGLELANPSREERRSIGYDWTYDLSNDWRVTNRFYYTNALLTLRQTGISALNETTGVATRNVYDNGDRVLTTLSTNLDVNGKFSIGPFDNAVLLGADYYDFHQRGSNFSGASPFAPQINIYYPIEPLQYYVKLPDNNFFKTVFVWKGVYGQDVISFFDDKVHVLLGGRYDWAENGTGNSAISDEEARGVYNPATSRGFRTAYDEAFSPRVGLLIQPLLWLSFYGNFSRSFGATNALPVPGQPLFAPQIGTQFEGGVKAAVLDGALTATLAYYDITKSNITVSVPGTPYAVPIGTVRSEGFEFDLAGRLDEHWSVIANYSHDEARITKDSTATGGSGTTGNRMTNVPRNAGNLWLKYDADGEFEGLSLGGGFNYVGHRQGDAQNSFQLPAYTLVNAMVMYRFQPSALPWVKNLTAQVNVRNLLDTTYFPNSAGRLFTYPGDGRTILGSLRVEF, from the coding sequence ATGTTTCGCTCGGCACTGCTGCGCGGCGTTTCCGCCGGCGCGCTCGCTCTCGTTCTTTCATCCGCTCTCGTATCCTCTCTCGCCATCGCGCAGGAATCGCTGCCGACCATCGACATCGCGGGCGAAGCGCCCGCGCGCGCCAAAGCGAGCGGAGAGAGGTCGACGACACAGAACGGCGCGGGCGGGCGCTTCACAGGCTACACCGTGGACATGAACACGGCGGCCGTCGCAGGAAAGGATCGGACGTCGATCCTGAAGACCCCATTCAACATTCAGGTCGTGCCGCGCCAAGCGATGGATGATCAACAGGCCATCTCGGTCAAGGACGCGATCGTCGGCAATGTCAGCAGCGTGCGCCCGGCCAGCGGCAATTTCGGAAGCAATTATCAGCAGTTTCTGATCCGGGGGATCGACAATACGAATGTCTACAGGAACAATTTGCGGCAATATCTGAACACCAGCCTGGAGACGGAAAATCTTCAGTCGATCGAAGTATTGAAAGGGCCTGCGGCGATGCTCTTCGGCAGGCTGGAGCCGGGCGGCGTCGTCAATCTCGTGGTCAAGCGGCCGCTCGAGACGCCCTATGTCTCCATTCAGGAGCAGTTCGGATCCTGGAGCACGACCAGAACGACGCTCGACGCCACGGGGCCTCTCACGGAGGACAAGACCTGGCTCTACAGGGTCAATCTCGAATTTTCCCGCAACGAGCACGTCCAGAAATATCGCACCGACCAAAACGCCTTTGTCGGACCGACGATCACCTATCAACCGATCGAGCAATTCCGATTCAATCTCGATCTCGAATATCAGAACCACATCTTCGGCCCCGACCGCCCCATCCCGGCGGTGGGGACGAGGCCGGCCTCGCTGCCGAGGAGCTTCAGCCCCGCCAATCCGGGGCTCGAGCTCGCCAATCCGTCGCGCGAGGAACGACGCAGCATCGGCTATGACTGGACCTATGATCTTTCCAATGATTGGCGCGTGACCAACCGCTTCTATTATACGAATGCGCTCCTGACGCTTCGGCAAACCGGTATTTCCGCTCTCAACGAGACGACCGGGGTCGCGACCCGGAACGTCTACGACAATGGCGACCGCGTCCTGACCACGCTCTCCACCAATCTCGACGTGAACGGCAAATTTTCGATCGGCCCATTCGACAACGCCGTCCTATTGGGCGCCGACTACTATGACTTTCATCAACGTGGGTCGAATTTCTCAGGAGCGTCTCCTTTCGCTCCGCAGATCAACATCTATTACCCCATCGAGCCGCTGCAATATTATGTGAAGCTGCCGGACAATAATTTCTTCAAGACCGTCTTCGTCTGGAAAGGCGTCTATGGGCAGGACGTCATCTCCTTTTTCGACGACAAGGTGCATGTGCTGCTGGGAGGGCGCTACGACTGGGCCGAGAACGGGACCGGAAATAGCGCGATTTCCGACGAAGAGGCGCGCGGAGTCTATAATCCCGCGACGTCGCGAGGATTTCGCACCGCCTATGACGAGGCGTTCAGCCCGCGTGTGGGCCTGCTGATCCAACCCCTGCTCTGGCTCTCCTTCTATGGCAATTTCAGTCGTTCCTTCGGCGCGACGAATGCGCTCCCTGTTCCAGGGCAGCCGCTGTTCGCGCCGCAGATCGGCACGCAATTCGAAGGCGGCGTCAAGGCGGCGGTCTTGGATGGCGCGCTGACGGCGACCTTGGCCTATTACGATATCACGAAATCCAATATCACCGTCTCTGTTCCCGGCACGCCCTATGCGGTTCCGATCGGCACGGTCCGCAGCGAAGGCTTCGAATTCGACCTCGCCGGCCGTCTCGACGAGCATTGGAGCGTGATCGCGAATTACAGTCACGACGAGGCGCGCATCACCAAGGACAGCACGGCGACTGGCGGTTCCGGAACCACCGGCAATCGGATGACGAATGTGCCGCGCAACGCCGGAAATCTCTGGCTCAAATATGACGCCGACGGCGAATTCGAAGGTCTCAGCCTCGGCGGCGGGTTCAATTACGTCGGTCATCGACAAGGCGACGCGCAGAATAGCTTTCAGCTTCCCGCCTACACGCTCGTGAACGCGATGGTCATGTATCGTTTCCAGCCGAGCGCGCTGCCTTGGGTGAAGAATCTGACGGCGCAGGTCAACGTCCGGAATCTTCTCGACACGACCTATTTCCCGAACTCCGCCGGACGGCTATTCACATATCCCGGCGACGGACGTACGATCCTCGGATCGTTGCGTGTGGAATTCTAG